A part of Perognathus longimembris pacificus isolate PPM17 chromosome 18, ASM2315922v1, whole genome shotgun sequence genomic DNA contains:
- the Gnpat gene encoding dihydroxyacetone phosphate acyltransferase isoform X1: protein MDSPGSSGFHFSADPTGPGAVALLHAKKLKKWDEFEDILEERRHASDLKFAMKCYTPPIYKGITPCKPGDIKEMVLSSEEINYVIKQLSKEYCLSVTTLREEALEILEEMSHKLRLGAIRFFAFVLSKIFKQIFSKVCVNEEGIQKLAIQEHPVVLLPSHRSYIDFLMLSFLLYSYDLPVPVIAAGVDFLGMRMVGELLRMSGAFFMRRTFGGNKLYWAVFSEYVKTMLRNGYAPVEFFLEGTRSRSAKTLTPKFGLLSIVMEPFFKREVFDTYLVPISISYDKILEESLYAYELLGVPKPKESTSGLLKARRVLSENFGSIHVYFGDPVSLRSLAAGRMTRNPYNLVPRCIPQRQSEDMHAFVTEVAYKIQLQQIENLVLSPWVLVVAVLLQNRPSMSFDALMEKTVWLKGVAQAFGGFLLWPDNKSAEEIIQSSLVLHSNLVRLVRDEVVLHMASEDSEVVDGLLLQHVTLLMCSAYRNQLLNIFLRPSLVAVALQMTPGFRKEHVFSCFRFLRDVFLDEFIFLPRNTLRDFEEGCYLLCKSEAIQMAGKDILITEQGHAVLDFLVKLFKPFVECYQIICRYLLHEEEEYFTEKQYLAAVRKFTSWLLDQGASQCYDVLSSDVQKNALAAFVRLGVVEKRKENECCIFSVHEPALSRLEEMLDCKTPIGKPATAKL, encoded by the exons ATGGACTCCCCGGGCTCCTCCGGCTTCCACTTCTCCGCGGACCCCACCGGCCCCGGCGCGGTCGCGCTCCTGCATGCG aaaaagctcaaaaaGTGGGATGAGTTTGAAGATATACTGGAGGAGAGAAGGCACGCCAGTGACCTGAAATTTGCCATGAAATGCTACACGCCTCCCATCTATAAGGGCATTACCCCTTGTAAGCCCGGTGATATTAAGGAAATGGTTCTCAGCTCTGAGGAGATCAATTATGTCATTAAGCAG CTTTCCAAGGagtactgtctctctgtcactacCCTGCGGGAGGAAGCCTTAGAGATCCTGGAGGAAATGAGTCACAAGCTTCGTCTGGGAGCTATTCGGTTTTTTGCTTTTGTCCTGAGtaaaatttttaaacagattttctcGAAGGTGTGTGTGAATGAAGAAGGCATTCAGAAA CTGGCTATCCAGGAGCACCCGGTGGTCCTGCTGCCCAGCCACCGGAGCTACATTGACTTCCTGATGCTGTCCTTCCTCCTGTACAGCTACGACCTGCCTGTGCCTGTGATCGCAGCGGGGGTGG ACTTCCTAGGCATGAGGATGGTCGGAGAGCTGCTCCGGATGTCGGGGGCCTTTTTCATGAGGCGCACCTTTGGTGGCAATAAACTCTACTGGGCTGTGTTCTCAGAATATGTAAAAACTATGCTGCGG AATGGTTACGCTCCTGTCGAGTTTTTCCTGGAAGGGACAAGAAGCCGCTCTGCCAAGACCTTGACTCCTAAATTTG GTCTCCTGAGTATTGTGATggaaccattttttaaaagagaagtttTTGATACCTACCTTGTCCCAATTAGCATCAGTTATGATAAGATTTTGGAAGAAAGTCTTTATGCCTATGAGCTGCTAGGAGTTCCTAAACCGAAAGAATCTACAAGT GGGCTGCTGAAGGCCAGGAGGGTTCTGTCCGAGAACTTTGGGAGCATCCATGTGTACTTCGGAGACCCCGTATCCCTTCGGTCTCTGGCAGCTGGGCGGATGACTCGGAACCCATACAACCTGGTCCCAAG GTGCATCCCTCAGAGACAGTCCGAGGACATGCACGCCTTTGTCACCGAGGTTGCCTACAAGATACAGCTTCAGCAGATTGAAAACCTGGTGCTGAGCCCGTGGGTCCTGGTCGTGGCTGTGCTGCTTCAGAACCGGCCGTCCATGAGCTTCGACGCGCTCATGGAGAAGACGGTGTGGCTGAAGGGCGTGGCCCAGGCATTTGGAGGCTTCCTCCTTTGGCCCG ATAACAAGTCTGCGGAAGAGATTATCCAGTCCAGCCTCGTTCTGCACTCCAACCTCGTCCGCCTTGTGAGAGACGAGGTGGTTCTGCACATGGCGTCGGAGGACTCAGAAGTGGTGGATGGCCTCCTCTTGCAGCACGTCACGCTCCTCATGTGCTCGGCGTACAGGAACCAGCTGCTCAACATTTTCCTCCGTCCTTCCTTGGTAGCGGTGGCTTTGCAGATGACCCCCGGGTTCAGGAAAG AGCATGTCTTCAGCTGCTTCCGCTTCCTGCGTGATGTGTTTTTAGACGAGTTCATCTTCCTTCCAAGAAACACACTCAGG GACTTTGAGGAAGGCTGCTACCTGCTTTGTAAAAGCGAAGCCATACAGATGGCAGGGAAGGACATCCTCATCACAGAGCAAGGACACGCCGTGTTAGATTTTCTAGTGAAACTCTTTAAGCCTTTTGTGGAGTGCTACCAG ATAATTTGCAGATACCTCTTGCATGAAGAAGAGGAGTACTTCACTGAGAAACAGTACTTGGCTGCAGTTAGAAAATTTACAAGTTGGCTTCTCGATCAAG GTGCCTCTCAGTGTTATGATGTACTGTCTTCTGATGTGCAGAAAAATGCCTTAGCAGCTTTTGTGCGACTTGGTGTtgtggagaagaggaaaga AAACGAGTGCTGCATATTTAGTGTGCATGAGCCTGCCCTCAGCAGATTAGAGGAGATGCTTG ATTGCAAGACGCCGATAGGAAAACCGGCCACTGCAAAACTTTAA
- the Gnpat gene encoding dihydroxyacetone phosphate acyltransferase isoform X2: MDSPGSSGFHFSADPTGPGAVALLHAKKLKKWDEFEDILEERRHASDLKFAMKCYTPPIYKGITPCKPGDIKEMVLSSEEINYVIKQLSKEYCLSVTTLREEALEILEEMSHKLRLGAIRFFAFVLSKIFKQIFSKVCVNEEGIQKLQLAIQEHPVVLLPSHRSYIDFLMLSFLLYSYDLPVPVIAAGVDFLGMRMVGELLRMSGAFFMRRTFGGNKLYWAVFSEYVKTMLRNGYAPVEFFLEGTRSRSAKTLTPKFGLLSIVMEPFFKREVFDTYLVPISISYDKILEESLYAYELLGVPKPKESTSGLLKARRVLSENFGSIHVYFGDPVSLRSLAAGRMTRNPYNLVPRCIPQRQSEDMHAFVTEVAYKIQLQQIENLVLSPWVLVVAVLLQNRPSMSFDALMEKTVWLKGVAQAFGGFLLWPDNKSAEEIIQSSLVLHSNLVRLVRDEVVLHMASEDSEVVDGLLLQHVTLLMCSAYRNQLLNIFLRPSLVAVALQMTPGFRKEHVFSCFRFLRDVFLDEFIFLPRNTLRDFEEGCYLLCKSEAIQMAGKDILITEQGHAVLDFLVKLFKPFVECYQIICRYLLHEEEEYFTEKQYLAAVRKFTSWLLDQGASQCYDVLSSDVQKNALAAFVRLGVVEKRKENECCIFSVHEPALSRLEEMLDCKTPIGKPATAKL, translated from the exons ATGGACTCCCCGGGCTCCTCCGGCTTCCACTTCTCCGCGGACCCCACCGGCCCCGGCGCGGTCGCGCTCCTGCATGCG aaaaagctcaaaaaGTGGGATGAGTTTGAAGATATACTGGAGGAGAGAAGGCACGCCAGTGACCTGAAATTTGCCATGAAATGCTACACGCCTCCCATCTATAAGGGCATTACCCCTTGTAAGCCCGGTGATATTAAGGAAATGGTTCTCAGCTCTGAGGAGATCAATTATGTCATTAAGCAG CTTTCCAAGGagtactgtctctctgtcactacCCTGCGGGAGGAAGCCTTAGAGATCCTGGAGGAAATGAGTCACAAGCTTCGTCTGGGAGCTATTCGGTTTTTTGCTTTTGTCCTGAGtaaaatttttaaacagattttctcGAAGGTGTGTGTGAATGAAGAAGGCATTCAGAAA TTGCAACTGGCTATCCAGGAGCACCCGGTGGTCCTGCTGCCCAGCCACCGGAGCTACATTGACTTCCTGATGCTGTCCTTCCTCCTGTACAGCTACGACCTGCCTGTGCCTGTGATCGCAGCGGGGGTGG ACTTCCTAGGCATGAGGATGGTCGGAGAGCTGCTCCGGATGTCGGGGGCCTTTTTCATGAGGCGCACCTTTGGTGGCAATAAACTCTACTGGGCTGTGTTCTCAGAATATGTAAAAACTATGCTGCGG AATGGTTACGCTCCTGTCGAGTTTTTCCTGGAAGGGACAAGAAGCCGCTCTGCCAAGACCTTGACTCCTAAATTTG GTCTCCTGAGTATTGTGATggaaccattttttaaaagagaagtttTTGATACCTACCTTGTCCCAATTAGCATCAGTTATGATAAGATTTTGGAAGAAAGTCTTTATGCCTATGAGCTGCTAGGAGTTCCTAAACCGAAAGAATCTACAAGT GGGCTGCTGAAGGCCAGGAGGGTTCTGTCCGAGAACTTTGGGAGCATCCATGTGTACTTCGGAGACCCCGTATCCCTTCGGTCTCTGGCAGCTGGGCGGATGACTCGGAACCCATACAACCTGGTCCCAAG GTGCATCCCTCAGAGACAGTCCGAGGACATGCACGCCTTTGTCACCGAGGTTGCCTACAAGATACAGCTTCAGCAGATTGAAAACCTGGTGCTGAGCCCGTGGGTCCTGGTCGTGGCTGTGCTGCTTCAGAACCGGCCGTCCATGAGCTTCGACGCGCTCATGGAGAAGACGGTGTGGCTGAAGGGCGTGGCCCAGGCATTTGGAGGCTTCCTCCTTTGGCCCG ATAACAAGTCTGCGGAAGAGATTATCCAGTCCAGCCTCGTTCTGCACTCCAACCTCGTCCGCCTTGTGAGAGACGAGGTGGTTCTGCACATGGCGTCGGAGGACTCAGAAGTGGTGGATGGCCTCCTCTTGCAGCACGTCACGCTCCTCATGTGCTCGGCGTACAGGAACCAGCTGCTCAACATTTTCCTCCGTCCTTCCTTGGTAGCGGTGGCTTTGCAGATGACCCCCGGGTTCAGGAAAG AGCATGTCTTCAGCTGCTTCCGCTTCCTGCGTGATGTGTTTTTAGACGAGTTCATCTTCCTTCCAAGAAACACACTCAGG GACTTTGAGGAAGGCTGCTACCTGCTTTGTAAAAGCGAAGCCATACAGATGGCAGGGAAGGACATCCTCATCACAGAGCAAGGACACGCCGTGTTAGATTTTCTAGTGAAACTCTTTAAGCCTTTTGTGGAGTGCTACCAG ATAATTTGCAGATACCTCTTGCATGAAGAAGAGGAGTACTTCACTGAGAAACAGTACTTGGCTGCAGTTAGAAAATTTACAAGTTGGCTTCTCGATCAAG GTGCCTCTCAGTGTTATGATGTACTGTCTTCTGATGTGCAGAAAAATGCCTTAGCAGCTTTTGTGCGACTTGGTGTtgtggagaagaggaaaga AAACGAGTGCTGCATATTTAGTGTGCATGAGCCTGCCCTCAGCAGATTAGAGGAGATGCTTG ATTGCAAGACGCCGATAGGAAAACCGGCCACTGCAAAACTTTAA